One Malus domestica chromosome 11, GDT2T_hap1 genomic region harbors:
- the LOC103422569 gene encoding F-box/kelch-repeat protein At3g06240-like: MPNRKPRASRRALKDKNPSGNAANILAGKVLDATPSPIQTPWDSNPEKENHASLSQTRTSPKKSAKVAASKKQAKQKKTQPSSFEKELEEMQEKLQAMKLEKEKTLELLKEKNEILKTKGEDLAMKGREQDKLQMELKKLQKLKEFKPTMVEMEMEMEMDMDMEMVRSNQRRLGYCCMKNARLMELPIEILDNIYLRLPISCLFTLRCVSNTSKTIVDRPCFVTQHMRHLLSAQSTFASDQFMLLDYLFSYSYRRFAFTPLKYDGVNAALKRSEDCAIVSDIVSTKIDVSYSLSFVFYNLFFFQDHGYSRRQPYKKKERSPCFLVNPLKGEVLPLPTTDIEFPYSFYRSCKEWYGMGFDDITITYKILRVSGDEDSTVCQLRAQIYVLGTGSWREIPSVPPRNLSNNHAFAHGDQHWLLYLPDHSSCNNRNALGICSFDYKKEEFYSTIPLPRAHAK; the protein is encoded by the exons ATGCCCAACAGGAAGCCAAGGGCCAGCCGAAGGGCACTCAAGGACAAAAACCCATCTGGAAATGCAGCCAATATCCTCGCAGGAAAGGTCTTGGATGCCACTCCGAGCCCGATCCAAACACCATGGGACTCCAACCCAGAGAAGGAGAACCACGCGAGCCTCTCTCAGACTCGCACCTCCCCCAAGAAGTCAGCCAAAGTTGCGGCTTCTAAGAAACAGGCCAAGCAGAAGAAGACCCAACCGTCGTCATTCGAGAAAGAACTCGAAGAAATGCAAGAGAAGCTGCAAGCGATGAAGCTCGAGAAGGAGAAAACCTTGGAGCTCTTGAAGGAGAAGAATGAGATCTTGAAGACCAAGGGGGAAGATCTCGCAATGAAGGGCCGAGAGCAAGACAAGCTTCAGATGGAGTTGAAGAAGCTGCAGAAGCTCAAGGAGTTCAAACCCACCATG gtggaaatggaaatggaaatggaaatGGACATGGATATGGAAATGGTGAGGAGCAATCAGAGGAGATTGGGGTACTGCTGCATGAAAAATGCAAGGCTGATGGAGCTCCCCATCGAAATCCTTGACAACATCTATTTGAGGCTACCCATAAGCTGTCTTTTTACCCTTAGATGTGTCTCTAATACATCAAAGACCATAGTCGACCGCCCTTGCTTTGTTACACAGCACATGCGACATTTACTTTCGGCGCAATCTACTTTTGCTTCCGATCAGTTTATGCTTCTTGATTACCTTTTCTCTTACTCTTATCGTAGATTTGCCTTTACACCACTGAAATATGATGGCGTCAACGCTGCCTTGAAGAGAAGCGAAGATTGTGCAATCGTTTCTGATATTGTGTCCACAAAGATCgatgtttcatattctttgagttttgttttctacaacttgtttttctttcaagatcatgGCTATAGTCGTCGTCAACCgtacaagaagaaagaaagaagtccATGCTTCTTAGTCAATCCTTTAAAGGGAGAAGTTCTTCCACTCCCAACCACTGACATCGAATTTCCATATAGTTTTTATAGATCGTGCAAGGAATGGTATGGTATGGGATTTGATGATATAACCATCACTTACAAGATTCTCCGTGTTTCTGGAGATGAAGATTCGACGGTATGTCAACTTAGGGCCCAAATTTATGTACTAGGTACCGGCTCGTGGCGAGAGATACCCTCAGTCCCTCCTCGTAATTTAAGCAACAACCATGCATTTGCACATGGAGACCAGCATTGGTTGCTTTATTTACCTGATCACTCAAGTTGTAATAATAGAAACGCACTCGGTATATGTTCTTTTGACTACAAGAAAGAGGAGTTTTACTCGACTATTCCTCTTCCCCGAGCACATGCAAAGTAA
- the LOC139189285 gene encoding uncharacterized protein codes for MVLFDEDGRLKLLQEFYKYGIDKYKSRLTNLQKKHADKALKARTELHFVKRYRQGNIILSKDNMQKKDDLLKYIKHQGFEDNPEYLASLKLVSLTEESEKALEKELEKAEEELKKVKNKAAATSWLEDLQVLENELLKDKLFQLTA; via the exons ATGGTCTTGTTTGACGAAGACGGCCGGCTTAAGC TTCTTCAGGAATTTTATAAATATGGAATTGACAAATACAAGAGCAGATTG ACAAATCTTCAAAAGAAGCACGCCGATAAGGCTTTGAAAGCGAGAACGGAGCTTCATTTTGTTAAGAGATACCGTCAGGGAAACATCATTCTATCAAAGGACAACATGCAGAAGAAAGATGATTTGCTGAAATATATAAAACATCAAGGTTTCGAAGACAATCCAGAGTATCTAGCATCTCTGAAACTTGTATCCTTAActgaagagagtgagaaagCCCTTGAAAAGGAATTGGAAAAGGCGGAAGAGGAGCTTAAAAAGGTGAAAAATAAGGCTGCAGCCACATCATGGTTGGAAGATCTACAAGTTCTTGAAAATGAACTACTTAAGGATAAACTTTTCCAGCTTACCGCCTGA
- the LOC139187663 gene encoding uncharacterized protein isoform X2, with protein MRGKGIALNTVQCKAILGQGFVGEVLVFLAKPQIEMNLRDRTPLLLIISSLSIVCLWLLAEECDLSLSREQRISSASLNFQIS; from the exons ATGCGAGGCAAG GGCATTGCATTGAACACGGTCCAGTGCAAAGCTATACTTGGGCAAG GTTTCGTGGGTGAAGTTCTGGTTTTTCTTGCAAAGCCTCAAATTGAAATGAATTTGAGAG ACAGGACCCCCTTGCTGCTTATTATAAGCTCTCTCTCAATCGTGTGCTTGTG GCTTCTGGCTGAAGAGTGTGATCTATCACTTTCGAGGGAACAGAGAATTTCCTCGGCCAGTTTGAATTTCCAAATTTCATGA
- the LOC139187663 gene encoding uncharacterized protein isoform X1: MIDAFAGSQGIALNTVQCKAILGQGFVGEVLVFLAKPQIEMNLRDRTPLLLIISSLSIVCLWLLAEECDLSLSREQRISSASLNFQIS; encoded by the exons ATGATTGATGCGTTTGCTGGTTCGCAGGGCATTGCATTGAACACGGTCCAGTGCAAAGCTATACTTGGGCAAG GTTTCGTGGGTGAAGTTCTGGTTTTTCTTGCAAAGCCTCAAATTGAAATGAATTTGAGAG ACAGGACCCCCTTGCTGCTTATTATAAGCTCTCTCTCAATCGTGTGCTTGTG GCTTCTGGCTGAAGAGTGTGATCTATCACTTTCGAGGGAACAGAGAATTTCCTCGGCCAGTTTGAATTTCCAAATTTCATGA
- the LOC139187663 gene encoding peptidyl-tRNA hydrolase, mitochondrial-like isoform X3 gives MIDAFAGSQGIALNTVQCKAILGQGFVGEVLVFLAKPQIEMNLRDRTPLLLIISSLSIVCLCFMMICPHRVGYFVFTQMEVM, from the exons ATGATTGATGCGTTTGCTGGTTCGCAGGGCATTGCATTGAACACGGTCCAGTGCAAAGCTATACTTGGGCAAG GTTTCGTGGGTGAAGTTCTGGTTTTTCTTGCAAAGCCTCAAATTGAAATGAATTTGAGAG ACAGGACCCCCTTGCTGCTTATTATAAGCTCTCTCTCAATCGTGTGCTTGTG TTTCATGATGATATGTCCTCACCGTGTGGGGTACTTCGTCTTTACCCAAATGGAGGTCATGTAG
- the LOC103412644 gene encoding transcription repressor MYB5-like (The RefSeq protein has 4 substitutions compared to this genomic sequence), which translates to MRNPSSSSKAAAAASAKMQTTITAPSSSSKAAGVAGGTKTPCCAKVGLKRGPWTPEEDELLANYIKKEGEGRWRTLPKRAGLLRCGKSCRLRWMNYLRPSVKRGQIAPDEEDLILRLHRLLGNRWSLIAGRIPGRTDNEIKNYWNTHLSKKLISQGIDPRTHKPLNSDHHSAADDADVDNTNKSTAVASSSKANDRFLNPNPSPPSDRLVHKEGDPNNSRNDGNIAIADHDLGTIVHGFANMITSINNPDASSSAAATGTLSLRSNNSHGGVLLGGGGNEEDDVFSSFLNSLINEDPFPGQHQLQQVLQNGNVSAHAAAARSENLPLITMTSTTAPSTFGWESAVLMSSAFIQNDHQSVNDQTE; encoded by the exons ATGAGGAACCCATCGTCTTCGTcgaaagcagcagcagcagcaagtgCTAAGATGCAAACGACGATAACAGCGTCGTCCTCGTCGAGCAAGGCGGCTGGGGTTGCTGGAGGGACCAAGACGCCGTGTTGCGCAAAGGTGGGTTTGAAGAGAGGGCCTTGGACTCCCGAAGAGGACGAGCTGCTGGCAAATTACATCAAGAAAGAAGGGGAGGGACGGTGGCGGACCCTTCCCAAGCGGGCTGGGTTGCTCCGCTGCGGTAAGAGCTGCCGCCTCCGCTGGATGAACTATCTCCGCCCCTCTGTCAAGCGCGGCCAGATCGCCCCCGATGAAGAAGATCTCATCCTTCGCCTCCATCGCCTTCTGGGCAATCg GTGGTCTTTGATAGCTGGGAGGATTCCAGGCCGTACGGACAATGAGATAAAGAACTACTGGAACACACACCTGAGCAAGAAGCTGATAAGCCAAGGCATAGATCCCAGAACCCACAAGCCTCTCAATTCAGATCATCACTCTGCTGCTGATGATGTtgacgtggacaacacaaacaaatcAACTGCTGTTGCTTCTTCTTCCAAAGCCAATGATCGGTtctcaaaccctaaccctagtccCCCTTCTGATCGTCTTGTCCATAAAGAAGGGGATCCAAATAACAGCCGTAATGATGGAAACATCGCAATTGCTGATCATGATCTGGGCACTATAGTCAATGGCTTTGCAAATATGATCACGTCCATCAACAATCCCGATGCTTCTTCTTCGGCCGCGGCAACGGGTACTTTGAGTTTGAGGAGCAACAACAGCCACGGTGGAGTACTACTTGGGGGAGGAGGAAATGAAGAGGACGACGTCTTCTCTTCGTTTCTGAATTCGTTGATCAATGAGGATCCATTTCCTGGACAACACCAATTGCAACAAGTACTGCAGAATGGGAATGTTAGTGCACACGCAGCTGCTGCTCGTTCCGAGAACCTTCCTTTGATTACTATGACTAGTACTACGGCGCCATCAACATTTGGCTGGGAGTCTGCTGTGCTCATGTCTTCTGCTTTCATCCAAAATGATCACCAGAGCGTTAATGATCAAACGGAGTAG